One genomic window of Streptomyces sp. NBC_01498 includes the following:
- the ispF gene encoding 2-C-methyl-D-erythritol 2,4-cyclodiphosphate synthase yields MTTPSGDVPRSRFPLPRIGTGVDIHPFVAGRPLRLAGLDWPDEPVGLAGEPDGDVVVHAACNALLTAADLGDLGTHFDTSAPEWEGAAPTALLAETARLVRDAGFEIGNVSVQLIGERPKLGPRRSEAQKVLAAALGAPVFLGAATPEGLGWIGRGDGLAAVANALIVEVPSAIGG; encoded by the coding sequence ATGACGACGCCGTCTGGTGACGTTCCCCGTAGTCGCTTCCCTCTGCCTCGGATCGGGACTGGGGTGGACATCCATCCGTTTGTGGCGGGGCGGCCATTGCGTCTTGCAGGGTTGGACTGGCCGGATGAACCTGTGGGTCTGGCTGGGGAGCCGGATGGGGACGTTGTTGTTCATGCCGCGTGCAACGCGCTGCTGACTGCGGCGGATCTCGGCGACTTGGGCACCCATTTCGACACCTCCGCCCCGGAGTGGGAGGGTGCCGCTCCGACGGCGCTGCTGGCCGAGACTGCTCGCCTGGTCAGGGACGCCGGGTTTGAGATCGGCAATGTGTCGGTCCAGCTGATCGGAGAGCGCCCGAAGCTGGGCCCGCGTCGGTCGGAAGCCCAGAAGGTACTCGCGGCTGCGCTCGGTGCCCCGGTGTTCCTCGGCGCTGCAACTCCCGAGGGGCTGGGTTGGATCGGCCGTGGTGACGGCTTGGCGGCCGTCGCCAACGCGCTGATCGTCGAGGTGCCGAGCGCTATCGGCGGCTGA
- a CDS encoding toll/interleukin-1 receptor domain-containing protein: protein MPEVFVNYRTGDEESAATMIARELIRRFGGERIFFASDSIEPGHRFPVELVRAVEECQALLAVIGPRWAEVRGADGRPALEAEQDWTRREIQAALDRGILVIPVLVGKATRIDPFILPDDLRELADCQYRRFDHRNAEPDLRALGDALARLLPELGAVDRDARAARERVEAESREKSAQEVGHTRMRTRDVEQRVRGGIGNLNGDLSGTFVNEPQGPVNTGRGHQYNAPHFQGDNTGVQFTAGDNSGTVHQRFERERLRSDDER from the coding sequence ATGCCCGAGGTCTTCGTCAACTACCGCACAGGCGATGAGGAATCTGCCGCGACCATGATCGCCCGGGAGCTCATCAGGCGGTTCGGCGGCGAGCGGATCTTCTTCGCCAGCGACTCGATCGAACCCGGACACCGCTTCCCGGTGGAACTGGTCCGGGCAGTGGAGGAGTGTCAGGCGCTCCTCGCCGTGATCGGCCCGCGCTGGGCGGAGGTGCGGGGGGCCGACGGCCGCCCCGCCCTCGAAGCCGAGCAGGACTGGACCCGTCGTGAGATCCAGGCCGCGCTCGACCGCGGGATCCTGGTGATCCCCGTGCTCGTCGGAAAGGCGACACGGATCGACCCTTTCATCCTCCCGGACGACTTGCGGGAGCTGGCGGACTGCCAGTACAGGCGGTTCGACCACCGCAACGCCGAACCGGACCTGAGGGCGCTCGGCGACGCTCTCGCCCGGCTGCTGCCCGAACTCGGCGCGGTGGACCGCGACGCCCGTGCGGCGCGAGAGCGGGTGGAGGCGGAATCGCGCGAGAAGTCGGCCCAGGAGGTCGGACACACCAGGATGCGGACCCGTGACGTCGAGCAGCGCGTGCGCGGCGGCATCGGGAACCTCAACGGAGACCTCTCGGGCACCTTCGTCAACGAGCCTCAGGGGCCCGTGAACACCGGTCGGGGGCACCAGTACAACGCCCCTCACTTCCAGGGTGACAACACCGGGGTCCAGTTCACGGCGGGTGACAACAGCGGCACGGTCCATCAGCGCTTCGAGCGCGAACGCCTGCGTTCGGACGACGAGCGATGA